The following proteins are co-located in the Chaetodon auriga isolate fChaAug3 chromosome 23, fChaAug3.hap1, whole genome shotgun sequence genome:
- the LOC143315636 gene encoding uncharacterized protein LOC143315636, producing the protein MNYDRSCEVLSSVLRSQSSSLRELDLSNNNLQGSGVKLLSAGLESPHCPLETLRLSGCNLSERSFEVLSSVLRSQSSSLRELDLSHNNLQYSGVKLLSAGLESPHCALKTLRLSRCNLSKRSCKVLSSVLRSQSSSLRELDLSNNNLKYSGVKLLSAGLESPHCPLETLRLSGCNLSERSCEVLSSVLRSQSSSLRELDLSNNNLQDSGVKLLSAGLEDPHCRLDTLRVEPAGVRWLRPGLRKYSCELKLDTNTVNRNIKLSDNNRTMTYVREDQSYPDHPDRFDSCPQLLCGTGLTGRCYWEIECRGRVDVSVSYRRIRRKGDSDECLFGDNDHSWRLDCSDGCYSVCHNKRITSSSSSSSSVSHRVGVYVDCPAGTLSFYRVSSDSLIHLHTFNTTFTEPLYPGFGFWFRSWSGSSVSLCPL; encoded by the exons agaagctgtgaagttctgtcctcagtcctcagatcacagtcctccagtctgagagagctggacctgagtaacaacaacctgcagggttcaggagtgaagctgctgtctgctggactggagagtccacactgtccactggaaactctcag actgagtggctgcaacctctcagagagaagctttGAAGTTCTGTCgtcagtcctcagatcccagtcctccagtctgagagagctggacctgagtcacaacaacctgcagtattcaggagtgaagctactgtctgctggactggagagtccacactgtgcactgaaaactctcag actgagtcgctgtaacctctcaaagagaagctgtaaagttctgtcctcagtcctcagatcacagtcctccagtctgagagagctggacctcagtaacaacaacctgaaatattcaggagtgaagctgctgtctgctggactggagagtccacactgtccactggaaactctcag actgagtggctgtaacctctcagagagaagctgtgaagttctgtcctcagtcctcagatctcagtcctccagtctgagagagctggacctgagtaacaacaacctgcaggattcaggagtgaagctgctgtctgctggactggaggatcctcactgcagactggacactctcag ggtggagcctgctggagtccgatggttgagaccaggtctgaggaagt attcctgtgaactcaaactggacacaaacacagtgaacagaaacatcaaactgtctgacaacaacaggacaatgacGTATGTGAgagaggatcagtcatatcctgatcatccagacaggtttgactcgtgtcctcagctgctgtgtggaactggtctgactggtcgctgttactgggagaTCGAGTGTAGAGGAAGAGTTGATGTATCAGtcagttacagaagaatcagaaggaaaggagacagtgatgagtgtttgtttggagataATGATCATTCCTGGAGACTGGACTGCTCTGATGGTtgttactctgtctgtcacaataaGAGAAtaacatcctcctcctcctcctcctcctctgtctctcacagagtaggagtgtatgtggactgtcctgctggcactctgtccttctacagagtctcctctgactcactgatccacctccacaccttcaacaccacattcactgaacctctttatcctggctttgggttctggttcaggtcctggtctggttcctcagtgtctctgtgtcctctgtag